One segment of Sphaerodactylus townsendi isolate TG3544 linkage group LG17, MPM_Stown_v2.3, whole genome shotgun sequence DNA contains the following:
- the PLEKHO2 gene encoding pleckstrin homology domain-containing family O member 2 isoform X1, whose amino-acid sequence MENGVKEELPDKPKCDSTEKTKCASTADKVGWVKKCSGGFLGLWKERYILLCKSQLLMYEDEDEQKYVETVELENYEKCQELRALLNRKHRFILIRSPGYKVHDIKFQACRKEEKESWMKALNEGINRGKNRVFDEVKVDESLSLEHVTRSRAKMGQGRRPPTRSHLKEVANATSDGILRLDLDVPDSSPPNATLVTNDTANVAPTKEPIKVLMPPVKPPAEKPNQNSMPENPEVKDPPMPPSKSIKETEEPSNCLSSECDRGVQVDNPEESNVVPEVKNLAEADDVKAPLPPPEALSVKMVTWDDPASKLPVVSNGNPPTAGSKENLREDAKEGAKPPNPPPKILSEKLKASTNSQGGDLNVNTSGADQRPDDSNLPVNGMNGEGVAALPSQEAVFGPSKEEMLFQEPRENSSSREANEENSSLPAKDPLLLLESVGKASSKTRSSSVGDLLTEPSEKSFLGQGLPWGAALQITQVEKKVAYERERTEKLLQQVLSEQPGTGNGPPTNREALLSVAVERLRQATQVLQESKASEESRKELWEKGSSVPKDLATLYRRSVP is encoded by the exons GGTGTGAAGGAGGAGCTTCCCGACAAACCAAAATGTGATTCTACTGAAAAAACGAAATGTGCCTCTACTGCAGACAAAGTGGGCTGGGTCAAAAAGTGCAGCGGAGGCTTCCTGGGACTTTGGAAAGAGCGTTACATTCTGCTTTGCAAAAGTCAGCTCTTGATGTATGAAGATGAG GATGAACAGAAGTACGTGGAAACCGTGGAGTTGGAAAACTATGAGAAATGCCAAGAGTTGCGCGCTCTCTTGAACAGGAAGCATCGCTTCATTTTAATTCGCTCTCCAGGTTACAAG GTGCACGATATCAAATTTCAGGCATGTCGTAAGGAAGAAAAGGAATCGTGGATGAAAGCTCTTAATGAAGGCATCAACCGAGGCAAAAACCGGGTCTTTGATGAG GTGAAAGTAGACGAAAGTCTCTCTCTGGAGCACGTGACCCGAAGCAGAGCCAAGATGGGCCAAGGGCGTCGCCCCCCAACCAGAAGCCACCTAAAAGAG GTTGCCAATGCCACATCCGATGGAATCCTGAGACTTGACTTGGATGTCCCAGACAGCAGCCCTCCAAATGCCACCTTGGTAACAAATGACACTGCTAATGTAGCCCCTACTAAGGAGCCAATCAAGGTGCTCATGCCTCCAGTAAAACCGCCTGCCGAGAAGCCGAATCAAAATTCAATGCCTGAGAATCCGGAAGTCAAGGACCCTCCAATGCCTCCTTCTAAGAGCATCAAGGAAACAGAAGAACCCAGCAACTGTTTGAGCTCGGAATGTGACCGGGGTGTTCAAGTTGACAATCCTGAAGAATCCAACGTTGTCCCAGAGGTAAAGAATTTGGCGGAGGCTGATGATGTCAaagctcctctccctcctcctgaaGCCTTATCTGTTAAGATGGTGACATGGGATGATCCAGCTTCTAAATTGCCAGTGGTCAGTAACGGGAATCCGCCCACAGCCGGCAGCAAAGAAAACCTCCGTGAAGATGCCAAGGAGGGGGCTAAACCGCCAAACCCTCCTCCTAAAATTCTATCGGAGAAGTTGAAAGCCAGCACAAATTCCCAGGGGGGGGATTTGAATGTCAACACTTCCGGAGCTGACCAGAGACCGGATGACTCAAATCTCCCTGTGAATGGAATGAATGGTGAAGGGGTTGCAGCATTGCCTTCCCAGGAGGCAGTCTTTGGACCCAGCAAAGAGGAGATGCTCTTTCAAGAGCCGAGAGAAAATTCCTCATCCCGAGAAGCTAATGAGGAGAACTCGAGCCTTCCGGCTAAGGATCCCTTGCTGTTGTTGGAGTCTGTGGGAAAGGCTTCTTCGAAGACTCGGTCATCCTCTGTGGGGGACCTGCTGACAGAACCAAGCGAGAAGTCTTTCCTGGGGCAGGGTCTCCCGTGGGGAGCGGCCCTCCAGATCACCCAGGTAGAAAAGAAGGTTGCCTATGAACGGGAGAGAACAGAAAAGTTGCTGCAGCAGGTGCTGAGCGAGCAGCCCGGCACAGGCAACGGACCGCCGACAAACCGAGAAGCGCTTCTCAGTGTGGCAGTGGAGCGGCTACGGCAAGCCACACAGGTCTTGCAAGAAAGCAAAGCCTCAGAAGAATCGAGGAAGGAACTTTGGGAGAAGGGCAGCAGCGTGCCGAAGGACCTAGCGACTCTTTATAGGAGAAGTGTGCCCTGA
- the PLEKHO2 gene encoding pleckstrin homology domain-containing family O member 2 isoform X2 has protein sequence MEGVKEELPDKPKCDSTEKTKCASTADKVGWVKKCSGGFLGLWKERYILLCKSQLLMYEDEDEQKYVETVELENYEKCQELRALLNRKHRFILIRSPGYKVHDIKFQACRKEEKESWMKALNEGINRGKNRVFDEVKVDESLSLEHVTRSRAKMGQGRRPPTRSHLKEVANATSDGILRLDLDVPDSSPPNATLVTNDTANVAPTKEPIKVLMPPVKPPAEKPNQNSMPENPEVKDPPMPPSKSIKETEEPSNCLSSECDRGVQVDNPEESNVVPEVKNLAEADDVKAPLPPPEALSVKMVTWDDPASKLPVVSNGNPPTAGSKENLREDAKEGAKPPNPPPKILSEKLKASTNSQGGDLNVNTSGADQRPDDSNLPVNGMNGEGVAALPSQEAVFGPSKEEMLFQEPRENSSSREANEENSSLPAKDPLLLLESVGKASSKTRSSSVGDLLTEPSEKSFLGQGLPWGAALQITQVEKKVAYERERTEKLLQQVLSEQPGTGNGPPTNREALLSVAVERLRQATQVLQESKASEESRKELWEKGSSVPKDLATLYRRSVP, from the exons GGTGTGAAGGAGGAGCTTCCCGACAAACCAAAATGTGATTCTACTGAAAAAACGAAATGTGCCTCTACTGCAGACAAAGTGGGCTGGGTCAAAAAGTGCAGCGGAGGCTTCCTGGGACTTTGGAAAGAGCGTTACATTCTGCTTTGCAAAAGTCAGCTCTTGATGTATGAAGATGAG GATGAACAGAAGTACGTGGAAACCGTGGAGTTGGAAAACTATGAGAAATGCCAAGAGTTGCGCGCTCTCTTGAACAGGAAGCATCGCTTCATTTTAATTCGCTCTCCAGGTTACAAG GTGCACGATATCAAATTTCAGGCATGTCGTAAGGAAGAAAAGGAATCGTGGATGAAAGCTCTTAATGAAGGCATCAACCGAGGCAAAAACCGGGTCTTTGATGAG GTGAAAGTAGACGAAAGTCTCTCTCTGGAGCACGTGACCCGAAGCAGAGCCAAGATGGGCCAAGGGCGTCGCCCCCCAACCAGAAGCCACCTAAAAGAG GTTGCCAATGCCACATCCGATGGAATCCTGAGACTTGACTTGGATGTCCCAGACAGCAGCCCTCCAAATGCCACCTTGGTAACAAATGACACTGCTAATGTAGCCCCTACTAAGGAGCCAATCAAGGTGCTCATGCCTCCAGTAAAACCGCCTGCCGAGAAGCCGAATCAAAATTCAATGCCTGAGAATCCGGAAGTCAAGGACCCTCCAATGCCTCCTTCTAAGAGCATCAAGGAAACAGAAGAACCCAGCAACTGTTTGAGCTCGGAATGTGACCGGGGTGTTCAAGTTGACAATCCTGAAGAATCCAACGTTGTCCCAGAGGTAAAGAATTTGGCGGAGGCTGATGATGTCAaagctcctctccctcctcctgaaGCCTTATCTGTTAAGATGGTGACATGGGATGATCCAGCTTCTAAATTGCCAGTGGTCAGTAACGGGAATCCGCCCACAGCCGGCAGCAAAGAAAACCTCCGTGAAGATGCCAAGGAGGGGGCTAAACCGCCAAACCCTCCTCCTAAAATTCTATCGGAGAAGTTGAAAGCCAGCACAAATTCCCAGGGGGGGGATTTGAATGTCAACACTTCCGGAGCTGACCAGAGACCGGATGACTCAAATCTCCCTGTGAATGGAATGAATGGTGAAGGGGTTGCAGCATTGCCTTCCCAGGAGGCAGTCTTTGGACCCAGCAAAGAGGAGATGCTCTTTCAAGAGCCGAGAGAAAATTCCTCATCCCGAGAAGCTAATGAGGAGAACTCGAGCCTTCCGGCTAAGGATCCCTTGCTGTTGTTGGAGTCTGTGGGAAAGGCTTCTTCGAAGACTCGGTCATCCTCTGTGGGGGACCTGCTGACAGAACCAAGCGAGAAGTCTTTCCTGGGGCAGGGTCTCCCGTGGGGAGCGGCCCTCCAGATCACCCAGGTAGAAAAGAAGGTTGCCTATGAACGGGAGAGAACAGAAAAGTTGCTGCAGCAGGTGCTGAGCGAGCAGCCCGGCACAGGCAACGGACCGCCGACAAACCGAGAAGCGCTTCTCAGTGTGGCAGTGGAGCGGCTACGGCAAGCCACACAGGTCTTGCAAGAAAGCAAAGCCTCAGAAGAATCGAGGAAGGAACTTTGGGAGAAGGGCAGCAGCGTGCCGAAGGACCTAGCGACTCTTTATAGGAGAAGTGTGCCCTGA